The genomic stretch AATACCCCTAATTACTTGGGAAAATATCCACACCCTCGCCGGATCGAGTTTAGTAGACACCGACTGGCACAGGTAATTTTGTCATCACAATTCACCGAATAAACCAACGTTAACCACCTCTCCATGGGAGCGACCAACAAACATTATACCAAAAATTTCAACCACGGGGTTCGTCGCAAGTAAAACATAACAAGCAGCTGAGCAACCAGATCTAGAAAGAGCAGACGAGGAAATTACGAGAATAGCAGATTTTACATTCATCAGACATCTCAAGAGGGGTACAAATTATAACAAAGAATATCCATAGTTTAACTGTTAAGCAGAAACACGAGTAGCCATGCAGGACAAGCTCCCAATTGCAGAAACTATACAGTAAGCTTCCCCCCGTGCAGTGGTTCACCGTGAATTTTCTCTGCGTCGCACATATCGGGTTCTGTCATTATATCTTGGTCTGTCATTAGCTCTCTGCGGCTGAGGTTCCACCCTTCTCTGTCTTTCAGGTGGCCTCTGAACTATCTCACCATTCACAAACAACTCAGCTGCCATAAAAGAAAGCCATGAAAAAGTAACATGATAAGCACCTCTAAACTTCACAGTGGTGGCATGAGAACTGCTCTTCACCATCAAGGTGAAGAAGCAACAGAACCAGTGATTACAATTCAAGCAAGGCATTTGTTAATTGAAAGCATGGCGTGTTAATGGAAAGGAAATTGAGCCTCCAAAGCTCTGAATAAAATCTGGAATCTTGATCCAGGCCATGTCTAGTTTCTAGAGACATATTGAAACAGACTGAATGCAGGCTCAACCAgcaaatttaaacaaaagatATCCTTTTGCTAAAACAGAGAAGAGTCTAACCTGACCTTTCAAACTAGCATTTCAATTTTCCAATATTACAAACTAACCAAAGATTTAAGTGCTTATGTAACTGGTGTCCTGAATTGTCAAAACTCcaagataaattttataaaagcaaTACAATTCTGTATCATCTACAATGATTCTGCACCTCCAATTAGCACAAAAAGAACAGAACAGGTAATGAGTGTATATTAATGTCAGTCCATTAGCATTCAAAGCCAGACATTGCCCATTTGAGGCTTTTAGCTTTGCCAAGATGGACTGCGATAGAGCAAGCAGATAACTATTAGTAAAATGTAAAATGAATAATGTCAAGACACCAAAAGGAGTTTTCGAAAGAAGTGCATTTTATGTATCATCTCCAATGATTCTTAACCACTATTGAGTAAAGGTGGACAGAACAGGTAATGAGAGTAAATTGATGCGAGTCCATTAGCATTCAAAACTAGACATTGTCCATCTGAGGCTTTTAGCTTTGCCAAGATGGACTAAGATAGAAATAACAGCAAGCCATAAACGAAAAGTTACAATCAACCCTATAAATACATTCACCAAGGAAATAACTACACAGTTCATCTTTAAACACTTAGCAATGCTGTAGCAATCATGTTTCATCTCCACTGATCCGCATCTCCATTGAATTTAAAGCACAGAACAGTCTAGAGAGAACAAATTGATTTTAGTCCATTAGCATTCAAAGCTAAACATTGCCCATCTGAGGCTTTTAGCTTTGCCAAGATGGACTAAGATAGAAAACACAGCAAGCCATAAAAACGAAAAGTTACAATTAACCCTATAAATACATTCACCAAGGAAATAACTACACAGTTCATCTTTAAACACTTAGCAATGTTGTAGCAATCATGTTTCATCTCCACTGATCCGCATCTCCATTGAATATAAAGCACAGAACAGTCTAGAGAGAACAAATTGATTTTAGTCCATTAGCATTCAAAGCTAAACATTGCCCATCTGAGGCTTTTAGCTTTGCCAAGATGGACTAAGATAGAAAACACAGCAAGCCATAAAAACGAAAAGTTACAATTAACCCTATAAATACATTCACCAAGGAAATAACTACACAGTTCATCTTTAAACACTTAGCAATGTTGTAGCAATCATGTTTCATCTCCACTGATCCGCATCTCCATTGAATATAAAGCACAGAACAGTCTAGAGAGAACAAATTGATTTTAGTCCATTAGCATTCAAAGCTAAACATTGCCCATAAGGCTCTTTAGCTTTGCCAAGATGGACTGTGCATTGAAGTAAATCAAATTATACCATCACCATTGTTTCTTCCTATAAAAACCTTCAAGCAGAACACCTTTGTCAAAATCACGCACACCCACACATAGAGAGCATCTTAACCAACTccgaaacaaaagaaaattagttGCGCTCTTATAAGGAAGTGCAAAGTCTTACCACCATAGTCCTTGTACTCGGGGTCAACATATGAATCCGGGAGGACAAAGAGAACACCAGGCAAACCTgttaacaaagaaataaaaatcaataatcacGAGGAAAGACATTGTAAATCCATTTCTTGAGTTGCAATGAGTTAACATCTGAACAGACCTTCAAGCTTGTTAGAGGTTTCCTCATCAATCTCGCATCCAAATCCAAAATACCTCTCACAGGAAACATTATAAATCTTCTGCTTTGCTTCCTCTTCActagaaacaaaagaaacaacacaaaaaacatTTAGCAGTCAAGAAACCGACAAATATCGAAACTTTCAATTAAAGAACGAGACCCGTAAACCCATTTTACCTGCCAACAACTTTGGATAAAGTTTCAATATAACAATCAATCATTTGCTGCTTAGTGGCACCCTCACCACCAGGCTTATCCATAACAATAAGCCAGTGCTCATAATCACAACCA from Populus alba chromosome 8, ASM523922v2, whole genome shotgun sequence encodes the following:
- the LOC118057505 gene encoding multiple organellar RNA editing factor 2, chloroplastic, producing the protein MTPTLARSLTTRHLNLCVLLPKRLLSTISITHLPSPPTLLCRQSLPSLSHNLQSINKTTNPAARFTSIRCRVNRAGNSGYSPLNSGSNFSDRPPNEMAPLFPGCDYEHWLIVMDKPGGEGATKQQMIDCYIETLSKVVGSEEEAKQKIYNVSCERYFGFGCEIDEETSNKLEGLPGVLFVLPDSYVDPEYKDYGAELFVNGEIVQRPPERQRRVEPQPQRANDRPRYNDRTRYVRRRENSR